A window from Rana temporaria chromosome 8, aRanTem1.1, whole genome shotgun sequence encodes these proteins:
- the LOC120910505 gene encoding oocyte zinc finger protein XlCOF6.1-like gives MQEDKRDDLGDLNIIVVKEEVKEEEITTPVTVKEEDVSPEISTDNEDSSRTFASLLILSHVSEPEDEDTIEGSPREDPAIPYKADESADNIGRFPSKCGECFTGLSALLEHHQTHTGEGSFICLTCGKCFKADSEQGSTGKNNFSSSECKECLSQKPSPGQKRAHLGERPFICAECRRCFAWQSTLDRHELTHSGERRFHCLECGRNFEFRSKFIQHQRSHTGEKPFPCSECGKCFSCPSQLRKHQRTHSDVKFSCPECGKSFRQKSRLRAHQTIHRGEKPFACSECGRCFIAKADLVSHVRVHTGEKPYSCPECGEGFAWSSHLRNHLKIHTVEMPFSCTECGKGFMDKASLIRHQTTHTGKKPITCTECEKGFSDRSYLYRHRRIHTGEKPFSCSECEKEFVDKSNFIRHQRLHTGVKPFSCSECGKCFSQTSHLVSHYRVHTR, from the exons ATAATGAAGACAGCAGCAGAACCTTTGCAAGTCTTCTTATTTTATCTCACGTTTCTGAGCCTGAAGATGAGGACACCATAGAAGGTTCTCCCAGAGAAGACCCAGCCATCCCATACAAGGCAGACGAATCAGCAGATAATATTGGGAGATTTCCCAGCA AATGTGGGGAATGTTTCACTGGGTTATCCGCTCTCCTCGAACATCATCAAACTCACACAGGCGAGGGCTCATTTATATGTTTGacctgcgggaaatgttttaaggCAGACTCGGAGCAAGGCTCAACTGGCAAAAACAACTTTTCATCCTCAGAGTGTAAAGAATGTCTTTCGCAGAAACCGAGTCCGGGGCAGAAGAGAGCTCACCTCGGTGAGAGGCCCTTCATCTGTGCCGAGTGCCGGAGATGTTTCGCCTGGCAGTCGACCCTCGATAGACACGAACTGACCCACTCTGGGGAAAGGAGGTTTCATTGTCTAGAGTGTGGAAGAAATTTCGAATTCCGGTCAAAGTTCATACAACACCAGAGGAGCCATACTGGTGAGAAGCCTTTCCCATGTtcggagtgtgggaaatgtttctccTGCCCGTCCCAGCTTCGCAAACATCAGAGGACTCATTCTGACGTCAAGTTTTCCTGCCCAGAGTGCGGGAAGTCCTTTCGGCAAAAGTCGCGGCTCCGGGCCCACCAGACCATCCACAGAGGGGAGAAGCCTTTCGCCTGTTCGGAGTGCGGGAGATGCTTTATTGCGAAAGCAGACCTGGTCAGCCACGTGAGggttcacacgggggagaagccttattcCTGCCCGGAGTGTGGGGAAGGCTTTGCCTGGTCTTCCCACCTCCGGAACCATCTAAAAATTCACACCGTAGAGATGCCCTTTTCCTGTACGGAATGTGGGAAGGGCTTCATGGACAAGGCGTCACTCATCCGACACCAAACCACTCACACGGGCAAGAAGCCCATCACCTGCACAGAGTGCGAGAAAGGCTTCTCAGACAGGTCGTACCTTTACCGCCATCGCAGAatccacacgggggagaagccgttttcaTGCTCAGAGTGCGAGAAAGAATTTGTAGACAAGTCAAACTTTATCAGACATCAGAGGCTTCACACTGGCGTCAAACCGTTTTCctgctcagagtgcgggaaatgtttctcacagACTTCGCACCTCGTCAGTCACTACAGAGTTCACACGCGTTAA